The Elaeis guineensis isolate ETL-2024a chromosome 5, EG11, whole genome shotgun sequence DNA segment CCCGAATATTCTATTCTTGCCTTGCTCGTCCAAAAAGGCGAGAAAAACGCTGCTGATGGGAACAAAGCACGGCCTTAATTTTCCCTTTACAATTAGTTCCTGGAATTAACCCTCTAGCAGTGCGTGGCGTCCCCACCTTCGTAATATCTAAAATTCGATTCCACGTTACCTTTCGCGCGAAAGAATGATCGATTTTATTTCGAGACGCACCATAcacagctctcaaagcactccgatttttcttttttgttttttttggtaaGGCTCAGGATTCTTCTTTCACACGAAAGATACAGCCCCTGTCCGCGCCTTAAAGCAAAAGGCAACCACCACTACCAGCtcggtgctctctctctctctcaataccATCAAGAAGGACCATTTTTGCTTTTCAAATAAAACAGAACTGGTATTTACAAGTTTTGACTACTAATTTTAACTTTCAAGGCAAAGACAAAAATATCTATTAGTTGTAATGGTGGATAGTGTCCGCAATCTCTGCTCTCACTTGTGCTGCTGCCGCGCCGTCGCTAAGCCTGAAACACAGAACCCGGCGACCGGCGGAGAGATGGACGTCGGCGGTGGCGGCGGAGGGGGAGAAGGGATCACCCATCGGGCGGTGGTGGTGAACGGGATCAACATGCACGTGGCGGAGAAGGGGGAGGGGCCGGTGGTGCTCCTGGTCCACGGCTTCCCGGAGCTCTGGTACACGTGGCGCCACCAGATCCACGGCCTCGCCGCTCGTGGCTTCCGCGCCGTCGCCCCCGACCTCCGTGGTTTCGGCGACACCGACTCCCCGGCCGACGTCTCCTCCTACTCCATGTTCCACCTCGTCGGCGACCTCGTCGCCCTCATCGATTCCCTCGGCCAAGACCAGGTGATCACTGTATCTAACGGATTCCTTTGATGTATCGCTTCTCAGATTCTAGTGTTTAAGGGAATTGCCTTGAAGGTGTTTGTGGTGGGGCATGACTGGGGCGCGATGGTGGTGTGGAGTTTGTGTATGTTTCGGCCGGAGAAGGTGAGAGCTGTGGTGAATTTGAGTGTGACGTTCACGCCTCGGAACCCGGCCCGGAAGTCGGTGGAGTATTTAAGGTCACTCTATGGAGAAGACTACTACGTTTGCGGATTCCAGGTGCtgcattaattttattaattgttTCTTATATTATTTTAGTGGATGCATTTCTTTACGGTTCTATGTGGTCTTTTTATGTGATGTTTTGCTTCTGGACACCTACATCGGGTCAACGTGAAGTTTTTAATTACTTTGGTAGGGATTGCACTTGTTTTTATGGTACATAAGGATTGCACTTGTTGAATGGTATTGAATTATTTTAAGAACTGTGGAACCGTGCGGCCATGTCAAATATTCGCTGGTTCTTCAAATTTAGCAAAACGTcaaattgattataaaaattagatgtaAACTTTGATCAGGAAAGCAAATGAGCCGTGTTTGTTTAAGTTGGGATGACTTGTAACTGACCAAATATTTTATTGGCATAGGCACTGagctagatttgatattttttatcttgtCTTGGCTGCTCGGACCAAGAGAAATTCTTTATCTACCGAATATTTTATTGGCATAGGCACTGagctag contains these protein-coding regions:
- the LOC105036711 gene encoding epoxide hydrolase 1-like isoform X2, with translation MDVGGGGGGGEGITHRAVVVNGINMHVAEKGEGPVVLLVHGFPELWYTWRHQIHGLAARGFRAVAPDLRGFGDTDSPADVSSYSMFHLVGDLVALIDSLGQDQVFVVGHDWGAMVVWSLCMFRPEKVRAVVNLSVTFTPRNPARKSVEYLRSLYGEDYYVCGFQGHNITYLLAMSCESSGSKVLRNRWSLWRFVAGLSGDVNPQDKSIANVYASIGRVLYIVRLSIHNVSYIIIFHKSYFIF
- the LOC105036711 gene encoding epoxide hydrolase 1-like isoform X1, whose amino-acid sequence is MVDSVRNLCSHLCCCRAVAKPETQNPATGGEMDVGGGGGGGEGITHRAVVVNGINMHVAEKGEGPVVLLVHGFPELWYTWRHQIHGLAARGFRAVAPDLRGFGDTDSPADVSSYSMFHLVGDLVALIDSLGQDQVFVVGHDWGAMVVWSLCMFRPEKVRAVVNLSVTFTPRNPARKSVEYLRSLYGEDYYVCGFQGHNITYLLAMSCESSGSKVLRNRWSLWRFVAGLSGDVNPQDKSIANVYASIGRVLYIVRLSIHNVSYIIIFHKSYFIF